A stretch of DNA from Nerophis ophidion isolate RoL-2023_Sa linkage group LG18, RoL_Noph_v1.0, whole genome shotgun sequence:
tgcttgtatttcttttgtttttatctttttttttcctgtgatataggtttgaaataaatgactatattgtgtaataataatataatcttTGACGAAAAGGGCacataacttaaaaataataacTTTACATTGAAAGATAAAACTGATCTAtagatttaagcattgaataaaaatgtttaaaaaaaaccaacttatttttaacacttatgagtGGCAACCTTTTGGATCCCCCAAaatttcattgctcaaaaaataataatgaataaaataaaggttaattattgaccaatttaaagctccaattacttcatataaaatattccactaaaacatttttggggtgcaaaatattgcatattttctgcagttctgttttattttcataacatttgtatacattttatttattaaatttttgctTGGATTTCTTtagtttttattgtttgtttttttctgtgataTGGATctgaaaaaaattattatattatataataataatataatctttgacaaaaagggcacataacttaaaaataataacTTTACATTAAAAGATAAAACTGATCCACAGAATTAAGCATTgagtaaaaataaacataaacacttttatgagtggtaaccttttggatccccaagaatttcattgctcaaaaaataataatgaataatataaatttaaTTTTTGACCAATTTAATGGGGGCAAGTCTGTGGAACCATTGGCAAGCAACATACTGGACTTTGAACATTGTGGATtgttttttatacaatttttattcattttatttgcatttttttgcttgtatttctttttttttaataattgtagCAGGTTTTTTCTTCTGTGATATGGGTCTGAAATAAATGACTGTAaaacatatgtaataataatagtattagatttagactgagacaaactttattgatctacaagggaaattgttcctctCTGCTCCTTCATCTTTGTGCCGGCACGGCATCCCCAGCGCTTAGACCAGTAATAtgcaagttttctttgacaaaaaagggcacaAAACTTAAAAATGATAACTTTACATTGACAGATAAAACTGATGTTGATCCATAGATTTAAGccttcaataaaaaaatataaatatatattttgtacgtttttatgactgagacccttccaggTCGCCGGGACCAAACGTAAAGGGAGGCACTGAAGTTAAAAAAAtctgtatattgtattggttttgaaaatgaaaaataccaATATGGGCGCCGCATGTTTTGATTATTCACTTTGGAGGCCTCTGGACTGGAGTTGCTTCAAAAAGTCCAAAGGAAATTTCTACCTGCCTTCTACGCCAAAGTACATTTGGAAGACGTGGCAGCAGCCTCTCTCCTGCAAGAACTGGTAGAGCAGGCCCAGGTCCATGTGGTTGCCTCGGGGCCCGCGGGGGTCAAACACGGCCTCCTGGAAGCCTGAGAACTTGCGCAGGGAGTCCACGCTTGGCAGGGCGCCCTCGTCACTCGGGGACACGTCTTCTCTGTGTCGTATCGCGATCCGCTTCCAGGTCAGAACCTTGACTCTGAGAACACGGTAAGACGTGGTGTCAGATTTTTTGATACTCATGAGTAAATACCCTAAATTACAGACTATAAGCCACtatttttttccaacgctttgaaccctgcggcttattagACAGAGcggataatttatggattttcctttgctgacggccataatagTTTTTACAAAACTTACAAACGCAAAACAAACATCACAGGGTGTTTTATTGATAGTGCtctggcaccatcttttggacaattTTGCAAACTGCAGGACCCTTACATTTATCagcagtgcttttttttttttctacagtcGTCTAGCCTAGTGGTtctccctgggggtacttgaaggtatgccaaggggtatgtgagattcttttttttaaattctaaagatagcaacaattcaaaaatcctttatgaatataattattgactaatacttcaacaaaatatgaatgtaagttcataatctgtgaaaagaaatacaacacaatattcggtgttgacagctagattttttgtggacatgttccataaatattgatgttaaatatttctttttttgtggagaaatgtttagaatgaagttgatgaatccagatggatctctattgcaatctcaaaagagggcactttaagttgatgattacttgtatgtgtagaaatctttatttataattgaatcacttgtttatttttcaacaagtgtttagttatttttatatcttttttttttcctaatagtttgcactgttatacaattgaataaatcagaaactgatgacatagtgctgtattttacttctttatctctttttttgaccaaaaaagctttgctctgattagggggtacttaaattaaaaaaattttcacagggggtaaatcactgaaaaaaggttgagaaccactggtctagccgtccatagcgttcctactcatatgggttcttcattcatcactccaagcaacgtttgtaagtttaacaatataaccaaaacaattcttacttactaaaccttaccatgtgtgatgtctgtaggagtgtttacaTGCATATTTATATGCGTTATCTTATAAatcattgttagcattagctaatatgctatcaGGTTTACGGTAGTCTGTGTtactattattaacttacaactgcattctttttttattgttttactttcacaaattcctcagtaaattcaccaaaccgtcaccgtggagttattgagtctgttaagtTGATTGCAGAGctggcttgcgcagctagtgggtccttgaccatgacttctgttttgttcgatcagctATTTTACTGCCTGGTTACGGACACCGTTTAGAAAgatttaaggtatgtaaataaatatttctgtgtaaataattaatttcacaatgtatatatctgcgacttatagtcaggtgcggctaatatatggatttttctttgctggcgaccataatacaaatagtttttgaaaaaaacaaaaaacaaagacacTTCATAAGtgtattattgtttgtgctacggcaccatcttttggacgagtttgcacaTTTCAGGTGCTGCATTGCCCTTCTGTTTTAGGGAACTTTGAACGGGAAGTAAAAGTGCCGTTCTGTCTTttcgccgtccatagcgtttttactcatatggattcttcattcatcactccaaacaacgtttctaagttttaaaatataactaaaacaattcttacttactaaagcgtcccctGTGCGATGTCTTTCAgagtattttcatgcatatttgtatgtgctatcctAATGTACTGACACCAgcttcattagcattagctaatatgctaacgcgTTTAAGAGTGTCGTTGTTAgtactatttaaaggcctactgaaatgaaattttcttatttaaatggggataccaggtccattctttgtgtcatacttgatcatttcgcgatattactagatttttgctgaaaggatttagtagagaacatcaacgataaagtttgcaacttttggacgctaataaaaaagccttgcctgtaccacaagtagcagacgatgtgcgcgtgatgtcacgggttgtggagctcctcacatcctcacattgtttataatcatagccactagcagcgaaagcgattcggaccgagaaagcgacgattcccccatttaatttgagcgaggatgaaagatttgtggatgaggaaagtgagagtgaaggattagaacaagaaaaaaaagacaagagggcagtgggagcgattcagatgttattagacacatttactaggataattctggaaaatcccttatctgcttattgtgtgtactagtgttttagtgagattatatggtcgtacctgtacaacctgaaggtcggccccgcacctttcttcaacaccagtcgacgggtggtggcgatgcccatctctgcccttcgcaagggaccctcttcgaaacactatctttcgaaatgatcgctgcataatacactgtactttgtgtgtgtggtccaatccaaccgcgttcgcttgacatctctgttccatagtaaagcttgactgtcatctttcgggaatgtaaacaataaaacaccggctgtgtttgtgttgctagagccggccgcaatacactgcttcctacctacatctttcttctttgatgtctccattgaacaaattgcaaaagattcagcatcacagaacgatgctgggacaaaatgtcatcataccgagacgtttcagcaggatatttcagtgcgatatttaaaattgcaatttagtaaactaaaaaggtcgtattggcatgtgttgcaatgttaatatttcatcattgatatataaactatcagactgcgtggtcggtagtagtgggtttcagtaggccttttgacATACGACATTCTTTTTGCATTGTTTCGCTTGCACCAAAACGTcatcgtggagttattgagtctgtttagttgattggagagctagcttccacagctcgTGGGTTCATgaccataacttctgttttgtttggtcagccattttactgccaggTTGCAGAcagcgtttggaaacaattaaggtatgtaaataaacatttatgtgtaaataactcatttcacaatgtaaatatctgcaacttatagtctgtaatgggtgtggcttatacacTCTGTAGTGGGAAAAAGACTTTGTAGTGCAGTGATGAAGGTTTGAAGAGGAGTTACCTGGACCAGAAGTCCTCGCAGGCCGACTGTGCTCCTTCCACACAAACAATGCCGGGCTTCCCTGGCATGCTGAACCCGGTCAGGCCGAGCTCCTTGGCCCACTCCAGAATGTTCTTCCTCTTGGTGCTGTTATAAATGTGGTGGCTGTAGATCCACAGTCGACTGAAAGCCTCCCGCGGCGGGCTGGCGTGGCTCTCGGGAGGCGCCGGCGAGGCCGTCTCGCTCAGGAAGGCCCGCAGGTTGTCTCTCAGCCAGTCGGCCGCCGACAGCACGCAGACTTCCCCCAGGCACACCTCCGTCAGGTACGCCCTCAGTCCGGCTTGCAGCCGGGTCTGCTGGGCTCGGCCCAGTCCAGGAGACCTGAGGCCAGTACAAGGTGTCACCTGGGATCACAGCATCGCACACCTCCTCTTTTAATTCAAGACatcttgtcaggctttcccctgacagtttgtctatgctttagttttcttctgcatttgtctgtttcctctgtgtttagtatctcctgtctttagttcctgtctagtgctcttattttgtcagcttcctgtcttgttttctgagtgctgtgttcctcctcagctgtggctgattggcacctggtcacacctgttgccaatcagcccgctcctatttgtaccctctttgtcttgtgtcagtggctggatgtattgtattgtcatttgtattgtcgttgccacatgtcgctcttttCGTGTCATtttgatttcagctattacctgtcgtgctacatcttgtcctggtcgtcgtagcagtaagctgtttttgttagccatagctatttccagtttttctgtttgttatcctctagcttccatgctaaagttcttttttgtttcttgttagcttctatgctaaaggccttttgttttttatccgcccacgtgcgcgcttttggtttgaaccctttgtttggttttgtcttagtatttatattaaaatcatgtttgctcactccatgcttgcctccatctctgcatcttgggtttcgtcaacaaataactctgacacatcTCTGCAAGGCATCGAACACGAACCCAAATACTACTGCACTGCACAATGTGTAttttttgattaatcacatgagtcaatttattatttttgacagccctaattataaGACATACAATAAATATACTATAATGTTTATTGCAATATAATTGGCAAGATATCTTATTCTGTAAATAATTTACACAAATAGTAATTAATCTGCTTATATATGTTATTGTGATCATTTTTCTGATTAATCACATACAGTAAGTTAACTGGTTATTTCTGACAGCCATAATCATAACGCATACAATAAATAAACTATAATGTTTATTGTTATGTGTTTGGAAACATATTATTCTGAAAAagatttacaaaaataataaaaaaactctTATATCAATATACCCATATACCtgattaatatttaatattaatataattatttaatatattttttgtgattaatcacgagtCAACTCGTCATTTTCCACAGccctaaatataatatataaaataaataaactattatGTTTATTGCTGTATAATTGGCAATATATCTTATTCTGTAAATAACTCACAAAAATAGTAATCAATCTGCCTATATATGTGATTATCGCGATAATTTTggggattaatcacatgagttaactttatttttgacagccctaaatatAGTACATACAacaaaatgtattatatttattgttgtttacttgGCAATACATCTAATTCTGTAAAGAATTTACAATAACATACACAAAAAGTAATTAATCTGCCTATATATGTGATTATTTTGATCATTATTGTGATTAATCCCATAAATTAActggttatttttgacagccctaattataaTACATACAATAAATAAACTACAATGTTTATTGCTATATATTTGGAAACATATTATTCTGAAATTGATTTacaagaataaaaacaaaaaacgattaAATCAATATACCCATATATTTAAATAATgcgattttttttgtgattaatcacatgtcaACTCGTTATTTGACATccctaaatataaataaataaatgataaatgggttgtacttgtatagcgcttttctaccttcaaggtactcaaagcgctttgacactacttccacatttacccattcacacacacattcacacactgatggagggagctgccatgcaaggcgccaaccagcacccatcaggagcaagggtgaagtgtcttgctcaggacacaacggacgtgacgaggttggtactaggtgggaattgaaccagggacgctcgggttgcgcatggccactctccccactgcgccacgccgtcataatacataaaataaataaactattttGTTTATTGCTGTATAATTGGCAATATATCTTATTCTGTAAATATCTTACACAGTTATTAATCCGCCCATATATGTGATTATCGCGATAATTTTGGTGATTAATTACATGATTATTTTTTACAGCCCTAAATATAGTAAATAcaacaaatatataataatatttattgttgtttatttggCAATACATGTAATGCTGTAAATAActtatacaatacaatacaataacatACAAAAAAATAGTAATTCATCTGCCTATACATGGgattattgtgattattattacTCACATAAGTTAACTGGTTATTTTTGACATCCCTAAATATAACACATACAACAAATATATGACAATGTTTATTGTCATATAATTGGGAACAAATTATTCTGTAAatgatttacaaaaataaaaaaaacaacaacaaagtaatTAAACCAATATGCCTGAATACGTGaacattgtgattttttttgtgatcAATCACGGGTCaactcgttatttttgacagccctaattatcaTACATGCAATAAATTTACGACAATATTTCTTGTTATATATTTGGTAAGATAAATTATGTAAAtgatttacaataataatatattttttaattaaatcaatatgcctatatacatgattaatgcaataattTTTTGTGATATAATCACATGAGTCAAcccgttatttttgacagccctaattataaTACATACAATAAATAAACGATATTTATTGCTACATAATTGGCAATTCATCTTACTCTGTAAATAATTTACAAtaactttaaataaaataaaaactttaatATACATAGGTGATTAATGtaataattttttgtgattaatcacatacgtcaacttgttatttttgacagccctaattataaTACATACAATAAATTTGCTACAATATTTATTCGTCAATAATCTATTCTGtaaatttttttacaataatttaataacaaaagtaaCTAAAATGATTGTAAAAATATGTTTGGTGTATTGTACATTTACagtcaacattattatgctccaacgaacatttttttctctatttctGAAAGTCAAACCTACATTTTGTACTTGGCTTAAAGGTTTGAAATCATCAATTCAATCTTGGAAAATGATTAAAAgcacaaaagcccttaaattgatatctttatttaaataaaatgtaaagtgATTTAGTGAGACCTTGTTTGTGTTTTGGAATTTTGTATTTTatcatattgtttattattattatttgaatactgtttttgtatttgctttttttatgtcataattcGCTCACCTGTTGTGTAAATTGTTGACTATGTTGAAAGTGCCTCGCCTTTTGTGTACATCATGGatatatgtttgttgttcaatttaaaaatg
This window harbors:
- the LOC133537097 gene encoding RWD domain-containing protein 2B-like gives rise to the protein MSLQEWAAAQLAELELLGSMFPTRDELEMLDQLALAELRDYVDGSSPPPSCRAQFVIRQRMQDMDFHMSCTFPPQYPSVIPEITVTSPGLGRAQQTRLQAGLRAYLTEVCLGEVCVLSAADWLRDNLRAFLSETASPAPPESHASPPREAFSRLWIYSHHIYNSTKRKNILEWAKELGLTGFSMPGKPGIVCVEGAQSACEDFWSRVKVLTWKRIAIRHREDVSPSDEGALPSVDSLRKFSGFQEAVFDPRGPRGNHMDLGLLYQFLQERGCCHVFQMYFGVEGR